In Planctomycetia bacterium, one DNA window encodes the following:
- the ndk gene encoding nucleoside-diphosphate kinase, which yields MEKTLIILKPDAIQRGLAGRIITRFEEKGLQIAAMKAMKVSKDLAEKHYAVHKGKPFYDRLVQYITSSPVIVMVLQGVNAIAISRKMMGATFGSKAEPGTIRGDFGVSNSFNMIHGSDSPEAAAFEIGLYFKPEDLLSYERASEKWIYDVSGGAPE from the coding sequence GTGGAGAAAACACTTATCATCCTCAAGCCCGACGCCATCCAGCGCGGGCTGGCCGGACGGATCATCACGCGCTTCGAAGAAAAGGGCCTGCAAATCGCTGCGATGAAGGCGATGAAGGTTTCCAAGGATCTGGCGGAGAAACACTACGCCGTCCACAAGGGCAAGCCGTTCTATGATCGGCTGGTGCAATACATCACCAGCAGCCCGGTGATTGTCATGGTGTTGCAGGGCGTGAACGCCATCGCGATCAGTCGCAAGATGATGGGCGCGACGTTCGGCTCGAAGGCCGAACCGGGAACCATTCGCGGCGATTTCGGCGTCTCGAACAGTTTCAACATGATCCACGGATCGGACTCGCCGGAAGCAGCGGCGTTCGAGATCGGTCTGTACTTCAAGCCCGAAGACCTGTTGAGCTACGAGCGCGCGTCGGAGAAGTGGATTTACGACGTATCGGGCGGCGCGCCGGAGTAA
- a CDS encoding response regulator — MNVPMTLPMTNETIRARAAELHKSYLHRTYVQTDRLFIVLMVLQYVASIVLAFSVTPLTWDGATSRLHPHVLAALILGTIVVIPPVWLAATRPGETLTRHMIAATQLIQSGLLIQFTGGRIETHFHVFGSLAFLAFYRDWRVIVTASVVTALDHVIRGFWWPYSVYGTAVAAPWRSLEHAWWVLFADVFSIRLCLRSVRNMAQTALSTAQLEYAHGELQRLLKVRTAQLAKSENTIRDLWQQAADGLVLVDASNRIVHVNPAGLRIVGYAYEQLVGQSLDVILGASEARRITQLIRSLEESSARQSFSVIEVALVRRDSTSLDVDISGGPIHLGDQTMIALTMRDITQRKKAERAMAEQAQQLRQLNDELKAAQQQADAANRAKSEFLANMSHEIRTPMTAILGFADELAQPGLTRTEQLDTIQTIRRNGEHLLAVINDILDLSKIEQDSLPIEYGRHSPVELLSEVSSMLRVRFDAKGLALDAEFIGEIPETIETDAMRLRQILINLIGNALKFTDSGGVRVVTKWQRKPENFIQFDIIDSGIGMTEQQIRELFKPFTQADASIARRFGGTGLGLYIARKLANLLGGDVYVAYSTPGVGTCIRAYVRCGSLEGVPIRSGHELCVNVVKPSTEEVATAPEKLDCNILLAEDGEDNQRLIRHILERAGATVTIVEDGKAAVHSALAARHLGKPFDVILMDMQMPLMDGASAVRHLRRQQYTGPVIALTAHVMTGERERCLAAGCDDYVSKPIHRPSLFKAIRKALARRQAAVSPVEARSTA; from the coding sequence ATGAACGTACCGATGACCTTGCCGATGACGAATGAAACAATTCGAGCGCGCGCCGCCGAATTGCACAAATCGTACCTGCATCGGACCTACGTACAGACCGACCGGCTTTTCATCGTTCTGATGGTTCTGCAATACGTCGCCAGCATCGTGCTGGCCTTCTCGGTCACGCCCCTCACGTGGGACGGCGCCACCAGCCGCCTGCATCCGCATGTGTTGGCGGCTCTGATCCTGGGGACGATTGTCGTCATCCCGCCGGTCTGGCTGGCTGCCACGCGGCCGGGCGAAACGCTGACGCGCCACATGATCGCAGCAACCCAGTTGATTCAATCCGGCCTGCTGATCCAATTCACCGGCGGACGAATCGAGACGCATTTCCACGTCTTCGGCTCGCTGGCGTTTCTGGCGTTTTATCGTGATTGGCGCGTGATCGTCACGGCATCAGTCGTCACCGCGCTGGATCACGTCATTCGCGGGTTCTGGTGGCCCTACTCGGTCTACGGCACAGCGGTCGCAGCGCCGTGGCGATCGCTCGAACACGCGTGGTGGGTCTTGTTCGCCGATGTTTTCTCGATCCGCCTGTGCCTGCGCAGCGTTCGGAACATGGCGCAAACGGCCTTGAGCACGGCCCAGTTGGAGTACGCCCACGGCGAGTTGCAAAGACTGCTGAAGGTGCGGACGGCACAACTCGCCAAGAGTGAGAACACGATTCGCGACCTCTGGCAGCAGGCGGCCGACGGGCTGGTCCTGGTTGACGCGTCCAATCGCATCGTGCACGTCAATCCGGCCGGTCTGCGCATCGTGGGTTACGCGTACGAGCAGTTGGTGGGGCAGTCGCTGGACGTGATCCTCGGAGCGTCGGAAGCGCGGCGCATCACGCAGCTCATCCGCTCCCTGGAAGAATCAAGCGCCCGGCAATCGTTTTCGGTCATTGAAGTCGCGCTGGTTCGCCGGGATTCGACAAGCCTGGATGTGGACATCAGTGGCGGACCGATTCACCTCGGTGACCAAACCATGATCGCATTGACGATGCGTGACATCACGCAGCGCAAGAAAGCCGAACGGGCCATGGCGGAACAGGCGCAGCAACTAAGACAGCTGAATGATGAATTAAAAGCCGCACAGCAGCAGGCCGACGCCGCCAATCGCGCCAAATCCGAATTCCTCGCCAACATGAGTCACGAAATCCGCACACCGATGACCGCCATTCTCGGTTTCGCGGATGAACTCGCCCAACCGGGGTTGACGCGAACCGAGCAGCTCGACACGATCCAGACGATCCGGCGTAACGGCGAACACCTGCTCGCGGTGATCAATGATATTCTGGACCTCTCAAAGATCGAACAGGACAGCCTGCCGATCGAGTACGGACGGCACAGCCCGGTGGAGCTGTTGAGCGAAGTCTCGTCCATGCTGCGCGTGCGCTTCGATGCCAAAGGTCTGGCACTCGACGCCGAGTTCATCGGGGAGATTCCCGAGACGATTGAGACGGACGCCATGCGGCTGCGACAGATTCTGATTAATCTCATCGGCAACGCCCTGAAGTTCACGGATTCCGGCGGGGTCCGCGTCGTCACAAAATGGCAGCGCAAGCCGGAGAACTTCATCCAGTTTGACATCATCGACTCGGGCATCGGCATGACCGAGCAGCAGATACGCGAACTGTTCAAGCCCTTCACCCAGGCCGACGCCTCCATCGCTCGCCGGTTCGGCGGGACCGGCCTCGGGCTATACATCGCGCGCAAACTGGCGAACCTGCTCGGTGGTGACGTGTACGTTGCATACAGCACGCCCGGCGTGGGAACGTGCATCCGTGCTTATGTTCGTTGCGGTTCGCTCGAGGGCGTCCCGATTCGCTCGGGGCACGAGCTGTGTGTGAATGTGGTTAAACCGTCCACCGAGGAGGTGGCGACCGCTCCGGAGAAACTTGATTGCAACATCCTGCTCGCGGAAGACGGTGAGGACAACCAGCGATTGATCCGCCACATCCTCGAACGAGCCGGCGCGACCGTCACCATCGTCGAAGATGGAAAAGCCGCCGTCCACAGCGCTCTGGCCGCCCGGCACCTTGGCAAACCATTTGATGTCATTCTCATGGACATGCAGATGCCGCTTATGGATGGCGCGTCCGCCGTGCGCCATCTGCGTCGTCAGCAATACACCGGTCCCGTCATTGCCCTCACCGCGCACGTCATGACCGGCGAGCGCGAACGCTGCCTGGCAGCCGGATGCGACGACTACGTCTCCAAGCCGATCCACCGACCGTCGCTCTTCAAGGCGATTCGCAAGGCCCTCGCGCGCCGACAGGCCGCGGTTTCGCCGGTTGAAGCGAGGAGTACCGCCTGA
- a CDS encoding DinB family protein: protein MTVDLFAPLFEYSDFANAALLRASEPLTAAQLDTPFDLGMGTLRKTLKHILDGESVWLARWKGEVETPWPPYETTITVAALRDGFAATSAARGAFLASLADTDLSREQRYRDSKGSLFSATFGDMLIQGFVHSTHHRAQAVNMLRRLGAGLVELDYMTHVRKAVS, encoded by the coding sequence ATGACGGTCGATTTGTTTGCCCCGTTGTTTGAATACTCCGATTTCGCCAATGCCGCGCTGCTCCGGGCAAGTGAGCCGCTGACCGCCGCGCAGCTCGATACCCCGTTCGACCTCGGCATGGGCACGCTGCGAAAGACGCTCAAGCACATTCTCGATGGCGAGTCGGTCTGGCTGGCGCGATGGAAGGGCGAGGTGGAAACGCCGTGGCCGCCATACGAAACGACGATCACGGTTGCGGCGCTGCGCGATGGCTTCGCCGCGACCAGCGCAGCGCGCGGTGCGTTCCTTGCGTCGCTCGCGGACACCGATCTTTCGCGCGAGCAGCGCTATCGCGACTCGAAGGGCAGCCTCTTCTCCGCCACGTTCGGCGACATGCTGATCCAGGGCTTCGTGCATTCGACGCATCATCGCGCACAGGCGGTCAACATGCTCCGCCGCCTCGGCGCGGGCCTGGTGGAGCTGGATTACATGACGCACGTGCGCAAGGCGGTCTCGTGA
- a CDS encoding DinB family protein, which produces MSLGTFRELFAYNDWAWDAVAAPAAELPDAKLDQVFEMGSGTIRKTLHHIWAAEKVWLDRWRQGGKPPFAEFDPARSIGELTALRRETRAQREAFLAALCDADLPREITFTTIRDNTTYTLPLAPLMLHVCHHGVHHRAQVLNMLKRVGATLPPRGIDYLFMKMKALKADPSEADRPRLSLPMIRELFDNGDWAQQRVLAVACKLPAAALDREFDMGLKTIRATLLHVLYAETWWLENWIGRTKPEFKEFDASLAIADLPRRHAEHAAARNAYLSSLGDGDLNRMVHTQPAPGKEFAFPLGPSMLQLWHHGAHHRAQLVNMLRHVGATLPEVDVIKWLMEKRSSGEGARS; this is translated from the coding sequence GTGTCACTGGGAACATTTCGCGAATTGTTCGCGTACAACGACTGGGCGTGGGACGCCGTCGCAGCGCCGGCGGCGGAGTTGCCTGATGCGAAACTCGATCAGGTCTTCGAAATGGGCAGCGGCACGATCCGCAAAACGCTGCACCATATCTGGGCCGCGGAGAAAGTCTGGCTCGACCGCTGGCGGCAGGGGGGCAAGCCGCCGTTTGCCGAGTTCGACCCGGCGAGGTCGATCGGCGAATTGACGGCGCTGCGCCGCGAGACGCGCGCCCAGCGCGAGGCGTTTCTGGCGGCGCTCTGCGACGCTGATCTGCCGCGCGAGATCACGTTCACCACCATCCGCGACAACACGACGTACACGTTGCCGCTCGCGCCACTCATGCTGCACGTTTGTCACCATGGGGTGCACCACCGGGCGCAAGTGCTGAACATGCTCAAGCGGGTCGGCGCGACACTCCCCCCGCGCGGCATCGACTACCTGTTCATGAAAATGAAGGCGCTCAAGGCCGACCCGTCCGAGGCCGATCGCCCGCGCTTGAGCCTGCCCATGATCCGCGAGTTGTTCGACAACGGCGACTGGGCGCAGCAGCGCGTGCTGGCGGTGGCCTGCAAGCTCCCGGCCGCGGCGCTGGATCGCGAGTTCGACATGGGACTGAAGACCATCCGCGCGACGCTCTTGCACGTACTCTATGCGGAGACATGGTGGCTGGAGAATTGGATCGGCAGGACGAAGCCCGAGTTCAAGGAGTTCGACGCGAGCCTGGCCATCGCAGACCTTCCGCGCCGGCACGCCGAACACGCGGCCGCACGGAACGCGTACCTGTCCTCGCTCGGCGACGGCGACTTGAATCGAATGGTTCACACGCAGCCCGCGCCGGGCAAGGAGTTTGCCTTCCCGCTGGGGCCGTCGATGCTGCAATTATGGCACCACGGAGCGCACCATCGAGCGCAGCTGGTGAACATGCTGCGTCACGTCGGCGCAACGCTGCCGGAAGTGGACGTGATCAAGTGGCTGATGGAGAAGCGGTCCTCGGGTGAAGGAGCCCGGTCATGA
- a CDS encoding PQQ-binding-like beta-propeller repeat protein, with protein sequence MFRLFRSVPLVLVFIAFMQGFVQATEKDAARWPQFRGPLACGVGEGQTTPITWDVAQGTNIAWKTPIAGLGYSSPVIWDDRLFITTAVNTELDKVEVKVGLYGNIESLDEPESHSFRVLCLDRRTGKVLWDQEACKGVPRIKRHAKSSHANSTPATDGKHVVAFFGSEGLYCYDTRGKLLWKKDLGLLDSGFYMVPDAQWGFASSPIIHDGRVIVQCDVQKNSFLAALDIKTGDEVWITPRNDVPTWSTPTVDASEGRTQIIVNGFKHIGGYDFTTGKELWRLRGGGDIPVPTPVVSNGLVYITNAHGSMAPVYAIKTSASGRIRLAASGTKDKHVAWWSDRTGNYMQTPVVYNGLLYCCRDNGVLTCFDAATGEQKYRERLESGTGFTASGVAADGKLYFTSEEGEVFVVRAGPTFERLAKNELGEVCMATPAIADHTLYFRTNGHVLAVREK encoded by the coding sequence ATGTTCAGGTTGTTTCGATCCGTGCCGCTCGTGCTGGTGTTCATCGCATTCATGCAGGGGTTTGTGCAGGCCACAGAGAAGGACGCCGCGCGGTGGCCGCAGTTTCGCGGGCCGCTGGCGTGCGGCGTGGGCGAGGGGCAGACGACGCCGATCACCTGGGACGTGGCCCAGGGGACGAACATCGCGTGGAAAACGCCGATCGCCGGGCTGGGCTACTCCTCGCCGGTCATCTGGGACGACCGTCTGTTCATCACGACAGCCGTCAACACGGAGCTGGACAAGGTCGAAGTGAAGGTCGGCCTGTACGGCAACATTGAGTCACTGGACGAGCCGGAGTCGCACAGTTTTCGCGTGTTGTGTCTGGATCGCAGGACGGGCAAAGTTCTGTGGGACCAGGAGGCGTGCAAGGGCGTGCCCAGGATCAAGCGTCACGCCAAGAGCAGCCATGCGAATTCGACGCCGGCGACCGACGGGAAGCACGTCGTCGCGTTCTTCGGCAGCGAGGGGCTGTATTGCTACGACACGCGGGGCAAGCTGCTTTGGAAAAAGGACCTGGGACTGCTCGACTCGGGCTTTTACATGGTGCCCGATGCGCAATGGGGCTTCGCCAGCTCGCCGATCATCCATGACGGCCGCGTGATCGTTCAGTGCGACGTGCAGAAGAACTCGTTCCTCGCGGCACTGGACATCAAGACGGGTGACGAAGTGTGGATCACGCCGCGGAACGACGTGCCAACGTGGAGCACGCCGACGGTGGACGCGAGCGAAGGCCGCACGCAGATCATCGTGAACGGCTTCAAGCACATCGGCGGATACGATTTCACGACGGGCAAGGAGCTATGGCGGTTGCGCGGCGGCGGAGACATCCCCGTTCCGACGCCCGTGGTGTCGAACGGATTGGTATATATCACCAATGCACACGGGAGCATGGCGCCGGTGTACGCGATCAAGACGAGCGCGTCGGGGCGGATCCGGTTGGCCGCGTCGGGCACGAAGGACAAGCACGTCGCGTGGTGGAGCGATCGCACGGGCAATTACATGCAGACGCCTGTCGTCTATAACGGGCTGCTTTATTGCTGCCGCGACAACGGGGTGCTGACGTGTTTTGATGCCGCAACAGGAGAACAAAAGTACCGCGAGCGTCTGGAGAGCGGAACGGGCTTCACCGCGTCGGGCGTCGCGGCCGACGGCAAACTGTACTTCACCAGTGAAGAGGGCGAAGTCTTCGTCGTTCGAGCGGGGCCGACCTTCGAGCGCCTGGCGAAGAATGAGCTGGGCGAAGTCTGCATGGCGACCCCCGCCATCGCGGACCACACACTCTATTTCCGCACGAACGGGCACGTCCTCGCCGTGCGCGAGAAATGA
- a CDS encoding DNA polymerase — translation MSLKVLFVDMNAYFASVEQQYRPELRGRPVAVVPLRAETTFCIAASYEAKAFGVKTGTAVFEARRMCPGIVFVEARHELYVHVHLAILGAVDSCVPIHRVLSIDEMACHLSSTDRSADRATQKGLQIKEAIRQRAGDFLRCSIGIAPNAFLAKVAGDMKKPDGLTLIDSHDLPYKLYPLALSDFPGIGRRMLPRFLRRGITTVQQLCALSSDDLERIWGGIVGRNFWLALHGHDVPEPPTRRRTVGHSHVLPPKLRTELGAQGVLMRLLCKAAARLRRLGYWAGRLDVHVSFRHGGGWHRWTHLNQCQDTSSMLDAFLSLWARRRLVGQPFKVGLTLSDLMSNRSATQPLFAEQQRRVALSHVMDRINGRYGRDAVHMATIHEFLDTAPTRIAFSNVPDIHDAMNWDRDDGDPWRTAPVWTPPPPARYEPEAEEGNGSDVSVEI, via the coding sequence ATGTCACTGAAAGTTCTGTTTGTGGATATGAACGCGTACTTCGCGTCCGTCGAGCAGCAGTATCGGCCGGAGTTGCGCGGCCGGCCCGTCGCGGTCGTGCCGCTGCGCGCCGAGACGACGTTCTGCATCGCCGCGAGCTACGAAGCCAAGGCGTTCGGGGTGAAGACCGGCACGGCGGTGTTCGAGGCGCGGCGGATGTGCCCCGGCATCGTGTTCGTGGAGGCGCGTCACGAGTTGTATGTCCATGTTCATCTCGCCATTCTCGGCGCCGTGGATTCCTGCGTGCCGATTCATCGCGTGCTTTCCATCGACGAGATGGCCTGTCATCTGTCGAGCACCGATCGTTCCGCCGATCGCGCCACGCAGAAGGGCTTACAGATCAAGGAGGCCATTCGTCAGCGGGCCGGCGATTTCCTGCGATGTTCGATCGGCATCGCGCCGAACGCGTTTCTCGCCAAGGTCGCCGGCGATATGAAAAAACCGGACGGCCTCACGCTCATCGACTCGCACGATCTGCCGTATAAACTTTACCCGTTGGCGTTGTCGGATTTCCCCGGGATCGGCCGCCGGATGCTCCCCCGATTTCTCCGGCGCGGCATCACGACGGTTCAGCAGCTCTGCGCTCTGTCAAGCGATGACCTAGAACGCATCTGGGGCGGAATCGTCGGGCGAAATTTCTGGCTCGCGTTGCACGGGCACGATGTTCCCGAGCCGCCGACGCGACGCCGAACGGTCGGCCACTCTCATGTGCTGCCGCCCAAGCTGCGCACCGAGCTCGGCGCGCAGGGTGTGCTGATGCGCCTGCTGTGCAAGGCCGCGGCGCGCCTGCGGCGGCTGGGATACTGGGCGGGCCGGCTGGATGTGCATGTGTCGTTTCGTCACGGCGGCGGCTGGCATCGGTGGACGCACCTGAACCAGTGCCAGGATACCAGCTCGATGCTGGATGCGTTCCTATCGCTGTGGGCGCGGCGGCGGTTGGTCGGTCAGCCGTTCAAGGTGGGGTTGACCTTGAGCGATCTGATGTCGAATCGATCGGCGACGCAGCCGTTGTTCGCGGAGCAGCAGCGGCGGGTGGCGCTCTCGCATGTGATGGATCGCATCAACGGACGGTACGGGCGCGACGCGGTGCACATGGCGACGATTCACGAGTTTCTCGATACCGCGCCGACGCGCATCGCATTTTCCAATGTGCCGGACATCCACGACGCGATGAACTGGGATCGTGATGACGGCGATCCGTGGCGCACCGCTCCGGTCTGGACGCCCCCGCCGCCGGCGCGGTATGAACCGGAGGCGGAGGAAGGGAACGGATCGGACGTGTCCGTTGAGATTTGA
- a CDS encoding class I SAM-dependent methyltransferase — protein MPEFIDLFSHHAALYAQARPHYPPELFDYLAGLCAARSLAWDVGTGNGQAAVALAAHFERVIATDASAEQLRHAAPHPRVMYHVATAEDPALVAANGKVQPASVDLVTIAQAIHWMNFDAFYANVRRAVRPGGIIAAWCYTLPRVDGRVDQLIDRFCYDVVGSCWESRRQYVEDRLEKIPFPFTEIRSSPRDHPICDRHGVHSPFACRSDWTLMEYLAYIESWSAVQKYRRDRGSDPLELVRHELSRAWGNAAARRTVWSPIYLRVGRV, from the coding sequence ATGCCCGAATTCATCGACCTGTTCTCCCATCACGCCGCGCTGTATGCGCAGGCTCGGCCGCACTATCCGCCGGAGTTGTTCGACTATCTCGCGGGCCTGTGCGCCGCGCGGTCGCTCGCATGGGATGTCGGCACGGGCAACGGGCAGGCGGCCGTCGCGCTGGCGGCGCACTTCGAGCGAGTGATCGCCACCGATGCCAGCGCCGAGCAGCTTAGGCACGCCGCGCCGCACCCGCGCGTGATGTATCACGTCGCGACGGCCGAAGACCCGGCCCTCGTCGCTGCGAACGGAAAGGTCCAGCCCGCGAGCGTCGATCTGGTGACGATCGCGCAGGCCATTCACTGGATGAACTTCGATGCGTTCTACGCCAACGTGCGCCGAGCGGTCCGGCCCGGCGGCATCATTGCGGCCTGGTGCTACACGCTGCCGCGGGTCGATGGGCGAGTCGATCAACTCATTGACCGGTTCTGCTACGACGTGGTGGGGTCCTGCTGGGAGTCTCGCCGGCAATACGTGGAAGACCGACTGGAGAAGATTCCGTTTCCGTTTACGGAGATACGCAGCTCGCCACGCGACCATCCGATCTGCGATCGTCATGGTGTGCATTCGCCTTTCGCCTGTCGCAGCGATTGGACGCTGATGGAGTATCTCGCGTACATCGAATCCTGGTCCGCCGTGCAGAAGTACCGCCGGGACCGGGGGAGTGATCCGTTGGAGTTGGTTCGCCATGAGCTTTCGCGTGCATGGGGCAATGCCGCGGCGCGCCGCACGGTGTGGTCGCCGATTTATCTGCGCGTTGGGCGTGTTTGA
- a CDS encoding tetratricopeptide repeat protein — MTTRWIIPISLAVFAVISSALWVWLSLTQRHVLVERVILDELDALHAPSRAAPPITAAAPPAPSKADRIRPTGLRGSSPRRAATPSVNWGALADRMDEQSVRMRHLARDTSYARAAAGWAHLDADRPVAALAEFDRVLARHTDDAGALKGRAEALARLRRYDEAVASLLRVTRLQPSDADARYNCGALLYRLSRFIEASEQFRDVVALRPHDARAWFNLAGLAQRDGRLTEARDAWIRFTTLQPDVAEGWFNLGLVRFDLDDPIGALFDFTCAAALDPSDPDMRLNIAAAWETLGDPQAAHEWLAGLRALHPCDPVIEQALNDLERSLLHAPDDAAIASPPIVLPQRTAALPTDGTQP, encoded by the coding sequence GTGACCACGCGATGGATCATCCCGATTTCGCTTGCGGTTTTTGCCGTCATCTCCAGCGCCCTTTGGGTGTGGCTTTCCCTGACTCAACGACATGTTCTCGTTGAGCGCGTGATCCTCGATGAGCTGGACGCGCTGCACGCGCCGAGTCGAGCAGCCCCTCCAATCACCGCGGCAGCGCCGCCCGCGCCGTCGAAGGCCGATCGGATCCGGCCAACAGGATTGCGCGGTTCCTCGCCGCGACGCGCTGCCACGCCTTCGGTGAACTGGGGGGCACTGGCCGACCGAATGGACGAGCAATCGGTTCGTATGCGCCACCTCGCGCGCGATACATCCTACGCGCGGGCCGCGGCAGGATGGGCGCATCTCGACGCCGATCGGCCAGTGGCCGCACTCGCGGAATTTGATCGAGTCCTCGCCCGGCACACGGATGACGCCGGCGCGCTGAAGGGCCGCGCCGAAGCGCTTGCGCGACTTCGGAGATATGACGAAGCCGTCGCCTCGCTCCTGCGTGTCACGCGGTTGCAACCCAGCGACGCGGACGCGCGATACAACTGCGGCGCACTGCTCTATCGCCTTTCGCGGTTCATCGAGGCCTCGGAGCAGTTTCGAGACGTGGTCGCGCTGCGCCCCCATGACGCGCGCGCCTGGTTCAATCTCGCCGGGCTGGCCCAGCGCGACGGGCGGCTGACCGAAGCCCGCGACGCATGGATACGATTCACGACCTTGCAACCTGATGTTGCCGAAGGCTGGTTCAATCTCGGCCTCGTGCGCTTCGATCTGGACGATCCCATCGGGGCGCTGTTTGATTTCACCTGTGCGGCCGCGCTCGATCCGAGTGATCCCGACATGCGTCTGAATATAGCCGCGGCGTGGGAAACGCTGGGCGACCCCCAGGCCGCCCACGAATGGCTGGCCGGGCTCCGCGCCCTCCACCCGTGTGATCCGGTGATCGAGCAAGCCCTGAACGATCTCGAAAGGTCGCTTCTGCACGCGCCGGACGACGCCGCGATCGCGTCCCCGCCGATCGTGTTGCCCCAAAGGACCGCCGCCCTTCCCACCGATGGCACGCAGCCTTAG
- a CDS encoding glycosyltransferase family 39 protein: MDAQKNKSAEHPPGELNAAQRGVIAASIAIFLVALAVRAAFLYATPDRSWPQSVLYEGDAPLWIRYAQAIRAGKPFELNLPIHAPGLAYALAFLWPGSLEGPATGQGFIALKVVWCAMGAASCGGLFLVARDMFNARIAVVAALLSALSFALTIQSTSLNNEAPYTLLLIFLVGLTGSVAARPNRWRLVVWAVMNALAALVRAEHTLLVVLWGAWLAWHWRSDGTSQAAGAQSRGVVSARSENRASGARVGPWIVVNRLALMGAIFVIAPLPWNVRAYRAIQRFNETTAGPIDYPGAPVAWRPDAQAYLEDLPAFVREPCFRVISEQARAASREEVDKPFVQAFFSEQMRYVPRPLSPYVFISAQGPLAFALANRPGGDGGFSTEPLGGADTLNFADPRHLRLVQDGYRVGWENLTRPGEARRLITSKLSLFAAGWTHGLMLTNWPAGLVGTRRPVDQFAADNIPPGWSTAVLGLGMVGAGICLLRRRGGVWILVVVYKLVIAAAFFGYARQAVSILPVLYVLVAAALDTLLLRHVAKWFVGWPGRLKLTALGASIGLLLMNQAGRRIDYDVIGDAVSAPQWGRGAFESHEPLRIELVFR, encoded by the coding sequence TTGGACGCCCAAAAAAATAAAAGCGCGGAACATCCGCCAGGTGAACTGAACGCCGCTCAAAGGGGCGTAATTGCCGCGTCCATAGCGATTTTCCTGGTCGCGCTGGCGGTACGAGCCGCGTTTCTGTACGCAACACCCGACCGAAGCTGGCCGCAGAGCGTTCTTTACGAGGGCGATGCCCCGCTGTGGATTCGCTATGCCCAGGCGATTCGGGCGGGCAAACCGTTTGAGCTGAACCTGCCTATTCACGCGCCAGGGCTGGCTTACGCGCTGGCTTTTCTATGGCCGGGCTCGCTTGAGGGACCGGCAACCGGGCAGGGATTTATCGCGCTCAAGGTGGTTTGGTGCGCGATGGGTGCGGCGTCTTGCGGAGGACTGTTCCTCGTCGCGCGGGACATGTTCAACGCGCGGATCGCAGTCGTCGCCGCGCTGCTGTCGGCGCTGTCGTTTGCGCTGACGATCCAATCGACCAGCTTGAACAATGAAGCGCCGTACACGCTGCTGCTCATCTTCCTGGTTGGCCTTACCGGGTCGGTGGCCGCGAGACCGAACCGATGGCGCCTGGTTGTGTGGGCGGTGATGAACGCCTTGGCGGCGCTTGTTCGAGCCGAGCATACGTTGTTGGTGGTTCTTTGGGGTGCGTGGCTGGCATGGCACTGGAGAAGCGATGGAACGAGCCAAGCGGCCGGGGCACAAAGCCGCGGCGTCGTGAGCGCACGGAGCGAGAACAGAGCGAGCGGCGCGCGGGTCGGGCCTTGGATCGTTGTCAACCGATTGGCGTTGATGGGCGCGATCTTTGTGATTGCGCCGCTGCCGTGGAATGTGCGGGCGTATCGCGCGATCCAGCGGTTCAATGAAACCACCGCCGGTCCAATCGATTACCCCGGCGCGCCGGTCGCCTGGCGCCCCGATGCACAAGCGTACCTGGAAGACTTGCCGGCGTTTGTGCGAGAACCGTGTTTTCGCGTCATCAGCGAACAGGCCCGTGCCGCGTCGCGCGAGGAAGTGGACAAACCGTTTGTGCAAGCGTTCTTCTCGGAGCAAATGCGCTACGTGCCGCGGCCGTTGTCGCCGTATGTTTTTATCAGCGCGCAAGGGCCGCTGGCCTTTGCCCTGGCCAATCGCCCGGGCGGCGACGGCGGCTTCTCCACCGAGCCGCTGGGCGGGGCCGACACGTTGAACTTCGCCGATCCGCGCCATTTGCGCCTCGTGCAGGACGGCTATCGCGTTGGGTGGGAAAACCTCACGCGCCCGGGCGAGGCGCGGCGGCTGATAACAAGCAAACTATCGCTGTTCGCTGCCGGCTGGACGCATGGGCTGATGCTCACGAACTGGCCGGCGGGTCTGGTCGGCACGCGGCGGCCAGTCGATCAGTTCGCCGCCGACAACATCCCGCCTGGTTGGAGCACGGCGGTGCTGGGTCTGGGGATGGTCGGCGCGGGCATCTGCCTGCTGCGCCGGCGCGGCGGCGTTTGGATATTGGTTGTCGTCTACAAGCTGGTCATTGCGGCCGCGTTCTTCGGCTACGCCCGTCAGGCCGTATCGATCCTTCCGGTGCTTTACGTCTTGGTCGCCGCAGCGCTGGATACGCTGCTGCTGCGGCATGTGGCGAAATGGTTTGTGGGGTGGCCGGGTCGGCTGAAGCTGACGGCGCTGGGCGCGTCGATCGGATTGCTGCTGATGAATCAGGCGGGCCGGCGAATTGACTACGACGTGATCGGTGACGCTGTTTCCGCGCCACAATGGGGCCGTGGCGCGTTCGAGTCGCATGAGCCTTTGCGTATTGAATTGGTCTTTCGATAA